Proteins encoded by one window of Erwinia pyrifoliae DSM 12163:
- a CDS encoding helix-turn-helix domain-containing protein, whose product MKNLTIGERIRNRRKEMKFTQRSLAKALKISHVSVSQWERDDSEPTGKNLFALTKILQCTPTWVLFGDQNQSPQEPTDTPLELDDKQRELIGLFIAITDSEQDELLNELRARVENNKIRLEELLKARQRASKK is encoded by the coding sequence ATGAAAAATTTAACCATTGGCGAACGCATCCGGAACCGCCGGAAAGAAATGAAGTTTACGCAGCGCTCTTTAGCAAAGGCGTTAAAGATCTCACATGTGTCCGTATCTCAGTGGGAAAGGGATGATAGTGAGCCTACTGGGAAAAATCTTTTTGCCTTAACTAAGATACTCCAGTGCACTCCTACGTGGGTACTTTTTGGGGATCAAAACCAATCTCCCCAGGAGCCTACTGACACCCCCTTGGAACTTGACGATAAACAGCGCGAGTTGATCGGGCTGTTTATCGCTATTACTGACTCAGAACAAGATGAGCTGCTCAACGAACTTAGAGCACGCGTAGAAAATAATAAAATTCGTCTAGAAGAACTCCTCAAAGCTCGCCAACGCGCAAGTAAAAAATAA
- a CDS encoding Cro/CI family transcriptional regulator, which yields MYKEDAIKFFGSKSKLAAAANVTRPSVTRWGRIIPKLRAMELAAITNGALQYEADLYAAQYNGGTES from the coding sequence GTGTACAAAGAAGATGCGATCAAATTCTTTGGTAGTAAAAGCAAGCTGGCTGCGGCTGCGAATGTAACCAGGCCTTCAGTCACTCGTTGGGGAAGAATTATTCCTAAACTGCGTGCTATGGAACTGGCTGCCATAACTAATGGTGCTTTGCAGTATGAGGCTGATTTGTATGCAGCACAGTATAACGGAGGAACTGAATCATGA
- a CDS encoding toxin YdaT family protein: MKISPPIDVVAAELEAWALMAGWKTVAIRVAAAYHCNCRGNLLPQVDSEAGLRNAVQRLRRIFRGYDGPRYASVAEDLKQAALAALPPERRARLESPGDPSLLATIAAQEGIEAVNAVHLGAPTAVIMRKVSEAIDALIAMRNSVMEWNIPTGAS; this comes from the coding sequence ATGAAAATCAGTCCTCCGATTGATGTTGTTGCTGCTGAATTGGAAGCTTGGGCATTGATGGCTGGTTGGAAAACTGTGGCTATCCGCGTTGCAGCTGCTTATCACTGCAATTGTCGCGGTAATTTGTTACCACAGGTTGATAGCGAAGCAGGGTTGAGAAATGCCGTACAGCGATTGCGGCGGATATTCCGTGGATATGATGGGCCGCGTTACGCATCAGTTGCCGAAGATCTAAAACAGGCTGCGCTGGCTGCATTACCGCCAGAACGTCGAGCCAGGCTAGAGTCTCCTGGGGACCCGTCATTACTGGCAACTATCGCGGCGCAAGAAGGTATCGAGGCCGTTAATGCTGTCCATCTCGGTGCACCTACAGCAGTTATTATGCGAAAGGTCAGTGAAGCAATCGATGCGTTGATAGCAATGAGAAATTCCGTCATGGAATGGAATATTCCTACGGGGGCATCGTGA
- a CDS encoding DUF1367 family protein, translating into MAQIQLQKIGPAILTPATPEASDFLQRIKLGEWIHADFKRVRNYPFHKRFFKLLQLGFEYWNPTGGAILPEERKLVNGFVDFLCRQVGQQHSVALSGAAEQYLSDAAYTRTGDIALLKSFDAYREWATIQAGYYTEHIYPDGSRNRRLKSISFANMDEIEFHQLYKSVLNVLWTFILFRSFKSPEEVENVTAQLLEYAA; encoded by the coding sequence ATGGCACAGATACAACTGCAAAAGATTGGCCCGGCAATTCTGACCCCGGCAACGCCCGAGGCCAGCGATTTCCTGCAACGTATTAAACTCGGTGAGTGGATACACGCAGACTTTAAGCGTGTCCGCAATTATCCGTTTCACAAACGCTTTTTTAAACTCCTTCAGCTCGGCTTTGAGTACTGGAACCCCACCGGCGGTGCAATTCTTCCCGAAGAACGCAAACTGGTCAATGGGTTCGTCGATTTCCTGTGCCGGCAGGTCGGGCAACAGCATAGCGTGGCGCTTTCCGGTGCGGCCGAACAGTATCTTTCCGATGCAGCTTATACCCGGACAGGGGATATTGCCCTGCTCAAATCCTTCGACGCCTACCGTGAATGGGCAACTATTCAGGCCGGGTATTATACCGAACACATCTACCCGGATGGCAGCCGCAACCGTCGGTTAAAGTCTATTTCCTTCGCCAATATGGACGAAATCGAATTCCACCAACTCTACAAATCAGTGTTGAATGTTTTATGGACGTTTATCCTATTCCGATCTTTTAAATCCCCGGAGGAGGTAGAGAACGTTACTGCCCAGCTTTTGGAGTACGCCGCGTGA
- a CDS encoding DUF1364 domain-containing protein — protein MRKKARGRECQVRIPGYCNGNPETCVLAHYRMAGTCGTGYKPDDQQAAIACNGCHDAIDGRTKTTDYTHDELRLMHAEGVLRTQAIWRREGFI, from the coding sequence CTGCGAAAAAAAGCGCGTGGCCGGGAATGCCAGGTAAGGATCCCGGGTTATTGCAACGGCAACCCGGAGACATGCGTACTGGCGCATTATCGGATGGCCGGAACCTGTGGAACTGGTTACAAGCCCGACGATCAGCAAGCGGCTATTGCCTGTAACGGCTGTCACGATGCGATTGATGGCCGAACCAAAACTACTGACTACACGCATGACGAACTAAGGCTTATGCACGCCGAGGGTGTTTTACGTACGCAAGCAATCTGGCGCCGCGAGGGCTTTATCTGA
- a CDS encoding bacteriophage antitermination protein Q, which produces MNENLLNYARLELTQALRDTSGSTKGQLQAFAEYPPADKERNPRKPLHVIDLEDGQGGIRKVKAENTALYVLETRSRRSPLPPINDEEFAAAPWRRAVNTLPEHEQAWLRYCYGFDLTFRYQTLICEAIWKGHQKHLPAGLLKKTKKRLISLVWLAVQEVATGCMNDTYKAYAGALLASQLGVSRSTWCEIYGQHWQRLKQSVVELDQNALGKVINRMSDRAFKEVTA; this is translated from the coding sequence ATGAACGAAAATCTGCTTAATTATGCTCGTCTGGAACTCACGCAGGCGCTGCGGGACACCTCCGGGTCAACAAAAGGGCAGTTGCAGGCGTTTGCTGAATATCCACCAGCCGATAAAGAACGCAATCCCCGAAAGCCATTACATGTTATTGATTTGGAGGACGGCCAGGGAGGTATCAGGAAGGTCAAAGCAGAAAATACCGCTTTATATGTCCTGGAAACACGAAGCCGCCGCAGCCCGCTGCCGCCGATAAACGATGAAGAGTTTGCCGCAGCACCCTGGCGTCGGGCCGTTAATACACTGCCTGAGCATGAACAGGCGTGGCTACGCTATTGTTACGGCTTCGATCTGACCTTCCGCTACCAGACGCTGATATGTGAGGCCATCTGGAAAGGGCATCAGAAGCACTTGCCGGCAGGCTTGCTGAAGAAGACCAAAAAGCGGCTAATCTCGCTGGTGTGGCTGGCGGTGCAGGAGGTGGCTACCGGGTGTATGAACGACACATACAAGGCGTATGCGGGAGCACTGCTGGCTTCTCAACTCGGAGTTTCTCGCTCTACGTGGTGCGAAATTTATGGACAGCACTGGCAGCGCTTAAAGCAGTCGGTAGTCGAACTGGATCAAAACGCTCTGGGAAAGGTCATTAACCGGATGTCAGATCGTGCTTTTAAGGAAGTTACTGCATGA
- a CDS encoding phage holin, lambda family produces the protein MKMPDKNPDLWAQLTAWFAAHKEGGGYAATAALMALLRSAYVGQQGWTRRFIDAAMCAMVAYFIKDCLAAIGWDSTYACLGSMFIGYAGVDYFGNLLRRIASHRTGSPRQE, from the coding sequence ATGAAAATGCCTGATAAAAACCCGGACTTGTGGGCGCAACTGACCGCATGGTTTGCCGCTCACAAAGAGGGCGGCGGTTATGCGGCTACGGCTGCACTGATGGCGTTACTGCGCAGCGCCTATGTTGGCCAGCAGGGCTGGACACGGCGATTCATTGACGCTGCTATGTGCGCAATGGTCGCTTATTTCATTAAAGATTGCCTGGCCGCTATTGGTTGGGATTCCACCTATGCCTGCCTCGGAAGTATGTTTATCGGTTATGCCGGCGTCGACTATTTCGGAAATTTGTTACGCCGCATCGCCAGTCACCGTACCGGCTCCCCACGACAGGAATAA
- a CDS encoding glycoside hydrolase family 19 protein has translation MTKDQFKEAAGIGAGLATRWFSHLEATFFEFEIASPVEQAMFIAQAGHESNGFTATAESFNYSVAALQSTFGKRLTPEQGKMLGRQRGETEVPLNRQAAIANLVYGSRLGNKSTGDGWKYRGRGLIQVTGLENYRTCGAGIKTDLLLVPELLEKDENAMRSAGWFWQSRNCSKYPGDIERVTRLINGGKNGLADRQERFERARQALT, from the coding sequence ATGACCAAAGATCAATTTAAAGAGGCGGCCGGTATTGGTGCCGGATTAGCCACGCGCTGGTTTTCGCATCTGGAAGCAACTTTTTTCGAATTCGAGATCGCTTCTCCGGTGGAACAGGCGATGTTCATCGCCCAGGCAGGGCATGAATCGAACGGATTCACTGCGACTGCTGAATCCTTCAATTACAGCGTGGCCGCTCTGCAATCCACGTTTGGAAAACGCTTAACGCCGGAACAAGGCAAAATGCTGGGCCGCCAGCGCGGCGAAACGGAGGTGCCATTAAACCGCCAGGCGGCGATCGCTAATCTGGTCTATGGTAGCCGTCTTGGTAACAAATCAACCGGAGATGGTTGGAAATATCGCGGGCGAGGTCTGATTCAGGTAACCGGACTGGAAAATTATCGAACTTGCGGCGCTGGCATTAAAACCGATTTGCTGCTGGTTCCTGAACTGCTTGAAAAAGATGAAAACGCCATGCGTTCCGCCGGCTGGTTCTGGCAATCCCGGAATTGCAGCAAGTACCCCGGCGATATAGAGAGGGTAACACGGCTGATCAACGGCGGCAAAAATGGGCTGGCGGATCGGCAAGAACGATTCGAGCGTGCGCGCCAGGCACTGACATGA
- a CDS encoding DUF2570 family protein → MNGWISKLIGGGLLLLLVASICLGGYSALLSHRLELARQQVSEQQKTLAQQAGLIATMQEQGARNRKLMSEQQRREQQLRQRGEIYQRKYEDAIKNDECARRAAPGVVLDLLRAKDTNAASANRSAAPRVGIQTL, encoded by the coding sequence ATGAATGGCTGGATTTCAAAATTGATCGGCGGGGGATTGCTGCTCCTGCTGGTAGCGTCAATCTGCCTCGGCGGCTACAGCGCGTTATTGTCACACCGGCTGGAGCTGGCACGCCAGCAGGTTTCAGAACAGCAGAAGACGCTGGCGCAGCAGGCTGGACTGATCGCCACCATGCAGGAACAGGGCGCCCGAAACCGTAAGCTGATGTCCGAACAGCAACGGAGAGAGCAGCAGCTGCGCCAGCGGGGCGAAATCTACCAAAGGAAATATGAGGATGCTATTAAAAACGACGAGTGCGCCCGCCGCGCTGCTCCTGGCGTTGTGCTTGACCTCTTGCGCGCAAAGGATACCAACGCCGCCAGCGCCAATCGTTCTGCTGCCCCCAGAGTCGGTATTCAAACCCTGTGA
- a CDS encoding major capsid family protein, producing the protein MEKSAAGFEAAAEKRNTATESLKQGRERVGYQGFNSPTTRVFGLLNDPNLPAYETATKPWLTATFDEITKDITDMFSRLETNSGGIIRDDMPVTLTLPLGFRSALNKANPVAKGETVKEWINNNYPNMRQVFSPEFKGANGGANIAYMFAGSVDDGSTATRATILQVVPVKYQLLGSENQIKGYLEDATNATAGVIATRPWAITRLNGL; encoded by the coding sequence ATAGAGAAATCGGCGGCGGGTTTCGAGGCGGCAGCAGAAAAACGCAACACGGCTACTGAGTCACTAAAGCAGGGGCGTGAGCGAGTCGGCTATCAGGGTTTTAACAGCCCGACGACCCGTGTTTTTGGGTTGTTAAACGATCCGAACCTCCCGGCTTATGAAACTGCAACCAAGCCCTGGCTGACGGCCACCTTCGATGAGATTACGAAGGACATTACCGATATGTTCTCACGTCTCGAAACGAACTCTGGTGGCATCATCCGCGATGATATGCCTGTCACGCTGACGCTTCCGCTGGGTTTCCGGTCGGCGCTGAATAAAGCTAATCCGGTCGCCAAAGGTGAAACCGTCAAAGAGTGGATCAACAACAACTATCCCAATATGCGCCAGGTCTTTTCACCTGAATTCAAAGGTGCGAATGGCGGGGCAAATATTGCCTATATGTTTGCCGGTAGCGTGGATGACGGTTCTACCGCAACCCGCGCAACTATCTTGCAGGTTGTGCCAGTGAAATACCAGTTGCTGGGGTCTGAGAATCAGATCAAAGGCTATCTGGAAGATGCCACCAACGCCACTGCTGGTGTCATTGCCACCCGCCCTTGGGCGATAACCCGCCTGAACGGTCTCTGA
- a CDS encoding DUF4054 domain-containing protein yields the protein MIMDAGTFPLEAFRVLYPQFNDVPADDLVIIAKSATCYFLECQGICTSELWMLMVAHMLMLRQMAASGESPSGAVKSATIDKVSVSFAAPPTSSNWSYWYNLTPFGQQYLALIKRCSVPRYIGGMGERAAFRSVGGRFPMRGRLRR from the coding sequence ATGATTATGGATGCTGGCACCTTTCCCCTCGAAGCATTTCGTGTTCTTTACCCGCAGTTTAACGATGTGCCTGCTGATGACCTTGTTATCATCGCCAAATCAGCGACCTGTTATTTCTTGGAATGTCAGGGGATCTGCACCAGTGAACTGTGGATGCTGATGGTTGCACATATGTTGATGTTGCGCCAGATGGCGGCAAGCGGAGAATCTCCTTCAGGGGCGGTGAAAAGCGCCACGATCGATAAAGTGAGCGTATCATTTGCCGCCCCGCCGACGAGTTCAAACTGGTCATACTGGTACAATCTGACGCCATTCGGCCAGCAATATCTGGCGTTGATTAAACGCTGTAGTGTACCGCGCTATATCGGTGGCATGGGAGAACGTGCCGCCTTTCGTAGCGTGGGTGGCCGGTTTCCGATGCGCGGGAGGCTAAGACGATGA
- a CDS encoding phage collar protein, with the protein MFGKLYNVAARVIPQQTALWYRFKSRTLDDFGKWVAQYHPPESVTGSWQAVDTQDVQGMGLVTDKVYRRLYTSHDIHAIQRGDAPDSLVFNGKRYDVTGDADWYAQDGWKSVLSIKAGNYDG; encoded by the coding sequence ATGTTTGGCAAACTTTACAACGTGGCCGCACGGGTGATCCCACAGCAGACGGCACTCTGGTATCGGTTTAAGTCGCGCACGTTAGACGACTTTGGCAAATGGGTAGCGCAGTACCATCCGCCCGAGTCGGTCACGGGTAGTTGGCAGGCTGTGGATACGCAGGATGTACAGGGGATGGGGCTGGTGACCGACAAAGTTTATCGGCGGCTCTACACTTCGCACGATATTCACGCCATCCAGCGGGGTGATGCACCGGATTCTCTGGTGTTCAACGGCAAGCGCTATGACGTGACCGGCGATGCAGACTGGTACGCGCAGGACGGCTGGAAGTCTGTTCTTAGTATTAAGGCTGGAAACTATGACGGATAA
- a CDS encoding phage gateway protein, protein MTDNEVYIAIRHQMLAQMNDAGLSIPVVAGFQSTKQGREDSFVMFFPINEAGHGWQARNYHVARTDTNHKETQLVEKTLQVQGLVSDADEFTATDLTATVRMIVNSLPFIDALKKQGVGVQRASGIRTPYFINDQGDYEQNPSFDFNVTFHREIFPNTTAVKALYPDIHRI, encoded by the coding sequence ATGACGGATAACGAGGTTTACATTGCCATCCGGCACCAGATGCTGGCGCAAATGAATGATGCGGGGCTTTCGATACCTGTTGTTGCCGGTTTTCAGTCAACAAAGCAGGGGAGGGAAGATAGCTTTGTTATGTTCTTTCCCATCAACGAGGCAGGCCACGGATGGCAGGCGCGAAACTATCATGTTGCTCGCACTGATACGAATCACAAAGAAACTCAGCTGGTGGAAAAAACGTTGCAGGTTCAGGGGCTGGTATCGGATGCCGATGAATTCACGGCGACTGATCTGACCGCCACGGTGCGAATGATAGTGAACTCACTGCCTTTTATTGATGCGCTAAAAAAACAGGGTGTGGGGGTACAACGTGCTTCCGGCATTCGAACGCCTTACTTTATCAATGACCAGGGGGATTATGAACAGAACCCCTCGTTTGATTTCAACGTCACATTCCACCGCGAAATATTCCCAAACACCACGGCAGTAAAAGCGCTTTACCCCGATATTCACCGCATTTAA